From Roseateles sp. SL47:
AGGCCCATCTGTTCCTGTCGGCCAATGAGGAGGATGTGCGCTCCGCCCTGGCGGCCGGGGTCGCGGCGGCGCGGGTGTTTCCGCAGTCCGCCCGTGCGTCGGCGTCTTATCCGGAAGAGCTGCGCATCGCCTTTGACGGCGACGCCGTGCTGTTTTCCGATGAAGCCGAACAGGTGTTCCAGCGCGACGGGCTGGATGCCTTCCAGGCCCATGAACGGGAGCGCAAGCTGACGCCTCTGCCTGCGGGCCCGTTCAAGCAGGTGCTGCATGAACTGCAGCGGCTGCAGAAAAGCCCGCTGGGGCCGATGCGCATCCGCACCGCACTGGTCACGGCCCGCAGTGCCCCTGCCCATGAGCGCGCCATTCGCACACTCATGGACTGGCAGGTGGAGGTGGATGAAGCCATGTTCCTCGGGGGGCTGGCGAAGGGGGAATTCCTCAGGGAATTCGAGCCGGATTTCTTCTTCGACGACCAGGCCGGACACATCGAAAGTGCCGTGGTGCATGTGCCCTCCGGCCATGTGACCACGGGTGTGACGAATCACTGACGCAGTTTCGCTGCGCAGAATAGGGCCATGCGCCCTACTCCTCTCCCCCCTTCCCGCCGCGCCGCTGCAGGCCAGATGGTCGGCATGCTCCACACGTCCTCCGTGCCCGGCACACCTGGCACACCTGGCACCTCCGGCACATCCGGCACAGCTGGCACCTCCGGTTCACCCCGAGCGCTGCGTGTTTCCTTGCTCACCGCCGCCGTGCTGGCGACCTGTGGCTGGACGATGGTGGCCGATGCGGCCACCGCCCTGTCGGGGACATCCAGCACGTTTGGCACGTCCGCCGCCGCGTCCCCTCGGACGGGTGCCGCAGTGACCTCTGCGCCCCCTTCAGCCGCCTCGGCGTCCACCTCCGCCATCACGGAAGGCTTCTACCGGCAACCCGCGCTGCAAGGCGACCGGCTGGTTTTTGTGTCGGAAGGGGATCTCTGGCGTGCAAGCGCCCAGGGCGGTGCAGCCCAGCGCCTGACCACCCATCTCGGCAGCGAAACGTCCCCAGCCCTGTCGCCCGACGGCCGCTGGCTGGCCTTCGTCGGCCAATACGACGGCGGCATCGGTGATGTGTATGTGATGCCGGCCACCGGGGGCGTGCCTCGCCGCCTGAGCTGGGACACCGGCGCGGTGCGTGTCTGGGGCATCACGCCCCGCAACGAAGTGATCTACACCGGCGCCACCGAACGCGGGGAAGCCGGAACACAGCTGTATCTGGTCCAGATCGACACCGGCGTGCGCCGCGCATTGCCGGTTGGCCAGGCGGCCGATGGTGCGTTGAGCGACGACGGCCGATGGCTGTACTTCACCCGCAATGGCCTGCGCGGCGACAACGCGCGGCAATACCGTGGCGGGGCCATGGCCCGCCTGTGGGTCATGGACCTCAACAGCCAGACTGAAGCACGGCCCCTGGTGGCCGAAGGCAACAATGACCGCCGCCCCATGCCTTATCGGGATGCGCAGGGTCAGGATCGCATCGCGTTCCTGTCGGATCGCGACGGCACCTACAACCTGTGGTCCGTCGCGGCGGATGGGTCGGATCTGCGTCAGCACACCCATCATCAAGGCTGGGACAT
This genomic window contains:
- a CDS encoding 5'-nucleotidase, whose translation is MPANLDGQLVVAISSRALFDFEEENQLFEAGDDRAYMQLQQQRLELPAKPGTAFSLVHKLLAFNTPGQAPRVEVVVLSRNDPISGMRVFRSAQHYGLPILRGVFTRGQSPWRYLRPLKAHLFLSANEEDVRSALAAGVAAARVFPQSARASASYPEELRIAFDGDAVLFSDEAEQVFQRDGLDAFQAHERERKLTPLPAGPFKQVLHELQRLQKSPLGPMRIRTALVTARSAPAHERAIRTLMDWQVEVDEAMFLGGLAKGEFLREFEPDFFFDDQAGHIESAVVHVPSGHVTTGVTNH